Part of the Gemmatimonadota bacterium genome, CTTCGCTGGGTCCAGCTCGCCACCCACGTTCAGCCCGCGACCCGGGCGGCACGACTCGCCTCGGTGCGGCGGTTCGCCGCTTGGCATAGCGCTACAGATCCTCGGACCGAGGTCCCGCCCCAAGGACTCCTTCCCCACCGCTACCGCCGCACGCGCCCCTACATCTATAGCGATGACGAGATCAGCGGGATCGTTCTCACAGCCGGCGAACTCGCTTCGGCGAAGGGGCTCAGAGCCCGCACCTACTCGACGCTTTTTGGTCTGCTCGCTGTGACCGGGATGCGCGTCAGCGAAGCCTTGTGTCTCAACCGCACGGATGTTGATCTCGAAGCTCGGGTACTCACGGTCCGGCGGACGAAGTTCGGCAAGACCCGACTCGTGCCCGTGCATCCGTCCACCTGTGATGAGCTCAGAGCGTACGGCCACGACCGCGACCAGATCGTTCGTGTGTCGTTCACCGCTGGCTTTTTCGTTTCCGAGCGCGGCACCCGCATCTCGGGATGTGCGGCGCGCTCCACCTTCGCCAAGGTCTCCCGTGAGATCGGACTCCGGGCTCCTGCCCAAGGCCAGCGTCGCGGACACGGTCCGCGGCTGCACGATATGCGGCATCGATTCGCCGTGAAGACGTTGATCGACTGGTACCGGGCTGGGCTCGACATCGAGGTTGAGATCCCCAAGCTGGCCACCTATCTCGGCCACGTGCACGTCCACGACACCTACTGGTATCTGGAGGGCGTGCCCGAGCTCCTCGCTCTGGCCGCCGAGCGACTGCTCGACCAACACGAGGAGGGCAGATCATGATCTTTGCCAGCCTTCAGGCTCTCCTGCAGTCCTTCTTCACCGACCGCCTGCTTCGGCAGCGGCACGCGAGCCCCCACACCATCGCCGCATATCGCGACTCGTTCCGGCTGCTGCTGAACTTCGCTGCCCAACGTCTCGGCAAGCCTCCCTCCGAGCTGCTCATCGAAGATCTCGGCGCACCCTTCATCGGCGAGTTCCTGCAACACCTCGAGATCGACCGAGGCAACAGTGCTCGCACCCGTAACACTCGCCTGGCCGCCATCCATTCCTTCTTCCGATACGTGGCCTTGACCGAACCGGCATACGCCCTCATCTGCCAGCGCGTCCTGGCGATGCCCAGCAAGCGCTTCGAGAAGAGGCCTCTCGTGTTCCTCGACCGGGCGGAGATCGAGGCCTTGCTCGCCGCGCCCGATCTTTCGACCTGGACCGGGCGTCGAGACCGAACCCTCTTGTTGCTCGCGATCCAGACCGGTCTCAGAGTCTCTGAACTCATCGGCCTGCGCTGGAAGGACATCGCTCTCGACAAAGGCGCCCATGTGCGCTGCGTCGGAAAAGGCAGGAAGCATCGCTCCACGCCTCTGCGTCGCGACGCCCAGACCCTGCTCCGTGCATGGCTCCGCCGCCAACATGCCGAACCGGAAGATCACGTCTTTCCCAGTATCCGTGGCGGAGCCCTCAGCCGAGACGCCATCGCGTGGCTCGTCACCAAACACACCATAACCGCCCAGAAGCACTGCCCGTCGCTGAAACGCAAACGAGTCACGCCACATGTGCTTCGTCACACCGCGGCCATGGAGCTGCTCCACCACGGCGTCGATTGCTCCGTCATCGCACTCTGGCTCGGACACGAGTCCATCGAGACCACCCACATCTATCTCCACGCCGATATGCGCCTCAAGGAACGAGCGCTCGCCCGCACTACGCCGATCGACACCAAGCCCGGCCGATACCGGCCCAACGATCAACTCCTCGCCTTCTTGGACAGCCTCTGATTATGCCGTGTCCATAGGCGCCGGGGCCCAGCCTTCGCCCCGATCTGAGATCGCTTCTCCGCATAATCCCGAACTCGGCATTATGCCGAAGCGAATGTGGGGAGACGCGCTTCCGGATGCCGGCTCTCTCCTTCGCACGGGCGAAGAGCTTGTCAACGGACCCGCGAGTGAGTGGGCGTGAGGGATCTCGCCCGGGAAAGAGCCAGAGGGCGGGCTGGTACTCTCGCCAGTAGCGGCGCAGGGTCAGCAGCAGCCTCTGTGACAGCATGACGTAACGGTCCTTTCGGCCCTTGCCCTGATCGACCCGGATCATCATCCGCCCGCTGTCGATGTCGGACAACTTCAAGTGTACGACCTCGCCGATGCGAAGGCCGGCCGAGTAGAGGGTCATGAGGAGGGCGCGGTGCTTGAGGTTGGTCGTGACGTCGAACAGCGCCCGCACCTCCTCACAGCTCAGCACAACCGGCAGCTTCCTGCCAGACCGCTGGTAGGGGATGTGCTCGACGTTCCAGTCGACCCGGAGCACCTCCCGGTAGAAGAAGCGGATCGCGCAGACGTGCACGTTGAACGTGCTCCACGACACGCGTTTGTCCTTGGTCAGGAAGAGCTGGTACTGCTTCACGTCCTCCGCCGTCAGCTCGTCAGGCGGCCGCATGAAGAAGCGCACGAAGCACTTCATCTTCTCGATATAGCACTTCCTCGTGTTCTCGGCGTAGCCGCGGATGCGTAGCTCGCGGTCCATGCGATCGTGGAGCCTGCCCATGGGATCCTCCCGTCGAAAGGGGCCAATGAAATGGGCGTCACAACGACGCCCCATGGCCCATCATCTCGGGGGACGGCAAACGAGGGGAAGGCGCGCAGGATCGGTTGGTCCGTCAGACGCATCCCAGGAAGGGACCCGCAGGCTCCACCGCGCAGCGGTTTAGTTCAATCGTTTTTTGGCTTTAGTTATGGAATACATTAGTTGTGGAATACAACTTGTTGGTCAAATGAATCCGGGGCGACTCACTGGGGTCGCTCGTCAGCTCACTACGCAGCAGCTACCACCCGACGCCTGTACGCGTGCCGTGAACGACCGCCCCAGCCGCGCCACCAACCGCGTGATCTCGGCCCGGATCTCGGGATCGAAGTCGGACAGCATCTCGACGTATTCGCGGGTGAGGTCCGACTCGATCGTCGAACAGATGGACGCGCCCTCTGGTGTCGCCACCAACCGCACTACCCGACCGTCCACCGGGACCCGTTCTCGAACCAAGAGGCCTTTGTCCACCAGGCCGTTCGCGACTCGGCTGGCGGTACTCTTGTCCAGGTACAGGTGGGCCGCGAGGTCGTTGATGGTCAGTGCGCCCGCATCGACGACTCCCTTGAGCGCGTAGCACTGGCTCACGCTGATGTCGTAACAGCACGCCCGGTCGCGGTCTCGGAACTGGATGACTCGAATGAGCTCGCTCAGCGCATCGGACAGCTGCTCGGCGTCAGCGCGCAAGCTGGCGTCTGCCGTGGGATCCGCGATCGGCAGCGCGAGGGAGCTGCGTCTCGGGTGGTCGATAGTAGTTGGCATATGCAACTATTAATCGAATGTGGATCGCAGGTCAACGAGCCGAGCTCCTCTCACGAATCCACCGCTTGAACCGGAATGCGTTCTCGGGCAGTGCGAAGTCCATCCCGTAGTTGTCCGGCCCAACGGCCTTCACCTTGGCGACGATCACGCCCAGGTCGTCGCGCTCGAGCGCCTCGACGACAGCCTCGCCGAAGGCCATCGGGGAGTTGACGGACGCGACGTGCTCGATGCCCGCCCCGCGTGCGATTGCCGCGAGATCTGTGATGCCCGCGGTCGTGTGCGACTCGAAGCCGCCCGTAGAGAGCAGGCTGCCGTTGTCGAAAATGATGTGCAGGAGGTTCTTAGGCCGATATCGGGCCAGCGTCGCGAGTCCACCCAGATTCATCAGCACCGAGCCGTCACCGTCGAGCACTACGACCTGCTCCTCGGGTCGGTGCAGCGCGAGGCCCAAAGCGATCGAGGAGGCGAGGCCCATCGCGTGCTGCAGGTAGAAGAAGTTCTCCCGGTGACCGAGGTCGTAGAGCTCCTGCGCGCTCGCGCCCATGATGGTCACGACCAGCTTGTCCTGGAGCTCGGGGTAGAGCATCGCAATGCACTGGGCTCGTTCCATCACTCCTCCATCAGATCCCGCGTGAGCAGGAGCGCCACAGGAGAAAGTGAGCTCTGGGAGAAGGTCCACGCCTCCTGGATCTGCTTGCCGACTTTCTCCGGGTCGCGGGCGTACTCG contains:
- a CDS encoding tyrosine-type recombinase/integrase, which gives rise to LRWVQLATHVQPATRAARLASVRRFAAWHSATDPRTEVPPQGLLPHRYRRTRPYIYSDDEISGIVLTAGELASAKGLRARTYSTLFGLLAVTGMRVSEALCLNRTDVDLEARVLTVRRTKFGKTRLVPVHPSTCDELRAYGHDRDQIVRVSFTAGFFVSERGTRISGCAARSTFAKVSREIGLRAPAQGQRRGHGPRLHDMRHRFAVKTLIDWYRAGLDIEVEIPKLATYLGHVHVHDTYWYLEGVPELLALAAERLLDQHEEGRS
- a CDS encoding tyrosine-type recombinase/integrase, translated to MIFASLQALLQSFFTDRLLRQRHASPHTIAAYRDSFRLLLNFAAQRLGKPPSELLIEDLGAPFIGEFLQHLEIDRGNSARTRNTRLAAIHSFFRYVALTEPAYALICQRVLAMPSKRFEKRPLVFLDRAEIEALLAAPDLSTWTGRRDRTLLLLAIQTGLRVSELIGLRWKDIALDKGAHVRCVGKGRKHRSTPLRRDAQTLLRAWLRRQHAEPEDHVFPSIRGGALSRDAIAWLVTKHTITAQKHCPSLKRKRVTPHVLRHTAAMELLHHGVDCSVIALWLGHESIETTHIYLHADMRLKERALARTTPIDTKPGRYRPNDQLLAFLDSL
- a CDS encoding site-specific integrase — protein: MGRLHDRMDRELRIRGYAENTRKCYIEKMKCFVRFFMRPPDELTAEDVKQYQLFLTKDKRVSWSTFNVHVCAIRFFYREVLRVDWNVEHIPYQRSGRKLPVVLSCEEVRALFDVTTNLKHRALLMTLYSAGLRIGEVVHLKLSDIDSGRMMIRVDQGKGRKDRYVMLSQRLLLTLRRYWREYQPALWLFPGRDPSRPLTRGSVDKLFARAKERAGIRKRVSPHSLRHNAEFGIMRRSDLRSGRRLGPGAYGHGIIRGCPRRRGVDRWAGIGRAWCRSA
- a CDS encoding MarR family transcriptional regulator, which gives rise to MPTTIDHPRRSSLALPIADPTADASLRADAEQLSDALSELIRVIQFRDRDRACCYDISVSQCYALKGVVDAGALTINDLAAHLYLDKSTASRVANGLVDKGLLVRERVPVDGRVVRLVATPEGASICSTIESDLTREYVEMLSDFDPEIRAEITRLVARLGRSFTARVQASGGSCCVVS
- a CDS encoding thiamine pyrophosphate-binding protein; this encodes MERAQCIAMLYPELQDKLVVTIMGASAQELYDLGHRENFFYLQHAMGLASSIALGLALHRPEEQVVVLDGDGSVLMNLGGLATLARYRPKNLLHIIFDNGSLLSTGGFESHTTAGITDLAAIARGAGIEHVASVNSPMAFGEAVVEALERDDLGVIVAKVKAVGPDNYGMDFALPENAFRFKRWIRERSSAR